DNA sequence from the Candidatus Nanopelagicales bacterium genome:
TCGCGGACCTGGCCCGGTCCTGGCGTCCGCCGCCGGCGCCGACGAGGGGCCGCCCTGAGGCGCCCCCGCGTGAGACGAACCGGGGCGAGGAGGTCCGGGACGACGAGGTCCGGGACGACGAGGTCCGGGACGAGGAGTTCTGGGGCGAGGCGTTTCGGGACGCTGGGGATGAGGGCGGCCCGGCTGCGGCGTCCTCGCGGTGGGTGCCGGACCGGCGCGGGCTGCGGGCGGTCGGTGTGGTCGTCGCCACGCTGCTGCTGATCGCTGCCTGGTGGTGGTGGACCGGCCGACCCCGAGCGGTGACACCGGTCGAGGCCCTGCCGGCCGTCGTCTCCGACCAGGCGGTCGCTGCACCGTCCTCGGCGGCGCTCGCCGGGACGTCCGCGGATGCGATCGCCGCAACGGTCTCCACCGTCCCGGACGGGGCGACGGCCGGCGCGGCCACCGGCGGGCAGCCGGTGCCGGAGGTGGTGGTCCACGTCCTGGGCACCGTCGTCCACCCCGGGGTCTACCGGCTGCCGGCGGGGTCCCGGGTCGTGGACGCGGTCGACGCCGCGGGAGGGCTGCGCCCCGGGGCGCGGTCCGGCACCGTCAACCTGGCCCGGGTGCTGGTCGACGGGGAGCAGGTCCGGCTCGGTCCCGGCGCTGCGACGCCGGCGCCCTCGGCCGGACCGGGGGTCCCGGGGCAGGGGGCCGCGGGTGCTGCGTCCGCAGGCCCGGGCGCGCCGGGGGCGGTGCCGGGAGGGCAGGTCGTGCTGGACCTCAACGCGGCGACGGCAGAGCAGTTGGAGGAGCTGCCGAGGATCGGGCCGGTCCTGGCGCAGCGGATCATCGACTGGCGGCTGGCCCACGGACCGTTCCGCGACGTCGTCGAGCTGCAGGAGGTACCGGGCATCGGGGCGGCGACGTTCGCCGGGCTGGCCCCGCTGGTGCGGGTGTGACCGACGCCGCCGGACCTCGCCCGGCCGACGTCGATCAGCCGGCCGATCGGAGGCCCCCGGATCGGGGACACCAGGACCGGCGGCCTCAGGATGGGCGGCTGGTCCTGCTGGCGGCCGGGGTGTGGGTCGGCGCGTTCACGACCCGGCTGCTCCTGGACCGGGTCGGTGCCGGGGTC
Encoded proteins:
- a CDS encoding ComEA family DNA-binding protein — translated: MRPDVPVEEWTAGVRDRLADLARSWRPPPAPTRGRPEAPPRETNRGEEVRDDEVRDDEVRDEEFWGEAFRDAGDEGGPAAASSRWVPDRRGLRAVGVVVATLLLIAAWWWWTGRPRAVTPVEALPAVVSDQAVAAPSSAALAGTSADAIAATVSTVPDGATAGAATGGQPVPEVVVHVLGTVVHPGVYRLPAGSRVVDAVDAAGGLRPGARSGTVNLARVLVDGEQVRLGPGAATPAPSAGPGVPGQGAAGAASAGPGAPGAVPGGQVVLDLNAATAEQLEELPRIGPVLAQRIIDWRLAHGPFRDVVELQEVPGIGAATFAGLAPLVRV